In a genomic window of Lonchura striata isolate bLonStr1 chromosome 4, bLonStr1.mat, whole genome shotgun sequence:
- the DCK gene encoding deoxycytidine kinase: MATPPKRSRPDGRLRKVAVEGNIAAGKSTFVNILKQASEEWEVVPEPVARWCNVQQSSGDDCEELSTSQRSGGNVLRMMYEKPERWAFTFQTYACLSRIRAQLGALEHKRGDAQNPAVFFERSVYSDRYIFAANLYESDCMNETEWAIYQDWHDWMNKQFGSRLALDGIIYLRATPEKCLNRIYLRGRDEEQEIPIEYLEKLHYKHESWLQHRTLRTNFDYLQEIPILTLDVNEDFKGKKDRYDHMIEKVKEFLSTL, translated from the exons ATGGCCACCCCGCCCAAGCGCAGCCGGCCCGACGGCCGCCTCAGGAAGGTCGCCGTGGAGGGCAACATCG CTGCAGGGAAATCCACCTTTGTGAATATTCTGAAACAAGCCAGTGAGGAGTGGGAAGTGGTTCCCGAGCCTGTAGCTAGATGGTGCAATGTTCAGCAAAGCTCTGGAGACGACTGTGAg GAGCTGAGCACATCACAGAGGAGCGGCGGGAACGTTCTGCGGATGATGTACGAGAAGCCGGAGCGCTGGGCCTTCACCTTCCAGACGTACGCCTGCCTCAGCAGGATCCGGGCTCAGCTCGGCGCCCTGGAGCACAAGCGCGGGGACGCGCAGAATCCCGCGGTGTTCTTTGAGCGCTCCGTCTACAGCGACAG GTACATCTTTGCTGCTAATTTATACGAGTCTGACTGCATGAACGAGACCGAGTGGGCAATTTACCAGGACTGGCACGACTGGATGAATAAACAGTTTGGCTCGAGGCTGGCTCTGGATGGGATCATTTATCTCCGAGCCACTCCTGAG AAATGTTTGAATAGGATTTACTTGCGTGGAAGAGATGAGGAACAAGAAATCCCCATTGAATATCTGGAGAAGCTTCACTACAAACATGAAAGTTGGCTCCAGCACAGGACACTGCG aacaaattttGACTATCTTCAGGAAATTCCGATTTTAACGCTTGATGTTAACGAAGACTTCAAAGGCAAAAAGGACAGATATGATCACATGATCGAAAAG GTCAAAGAATTTTTGAGCACTTTGTAA